Proteins from one Algicella marina genomic window:
- a CDS encoding class II histone deacetylase — protein sequence MTSTGFFWDERTFWHGGGSYVFVTPVGGLVQPQVGGGLPENPETKRRLKNLMDVTGLSAELACQTAPPATREDLLRVHPASYLDEFKRLSDAGGGELGLRTPFGQGGYEIAALSAGLTSAAVKAVLRGKLKNAYALSRPPGHHCLPDFPNGFCLLNNIAIAIGAARAAGLARRFAVLDWDVHHGNGTETIFYEDPDVLTISLHQERNYPLDTGNAGARGAGAGEGTNLNIPLSPGGGHDLYLFAMERWVEPALLKFKPEIIIVACGFDASGVDPLSRMLAGSDTFRAMARHTLDIAEQVCGGRVAMAHEGGYSELHVPFCGHAVLEEMSGSELRAPDPMAARIRGQQPGPDLTEAHRKVLICGMPR from the coding sequence ACGTCGACCGGCTTCTTCTGGGACGAACGCACTTTCTGGCATGGTGGAGGCTCCTATGTCTTCGTCACCCCGGTCGGCGGGCTCGTGCAGCCCCAGGTGGGTGGCGGCCTGCCCGAGAATCCGGAAACCAAGAGGCGACTTAAGAATCTGATGGACGTGACAGGTTTGAGCGCCGAACTTGCCTGCCAGACAGCCCCACCCGCAACGCGCGAAGACCTCTTGCGCGTACATCCCGCCAGCTACCTCGACGAATTCAAGCGCCTCTCCGATGCGGGCGGGGGTGAACTCGGCCTGCGGACACCCTTCGGTCAGGGCGGATATGAAATCGCAGCGCTTTCCGCGGGCCTGACATCGGCAGCCGTGAAGGCGGTGCTCCGTGGTAAGTTGAAGAATGCCTATGCCCTCTCACGACCGCCCGGCCATCACTGCCTGCCGGATTTTCCCAACGGTTTCTGCCTGCTAAACAACATCGCCATAGCCATTGGGGCTGCCCGCGCCGCAGGGCTCGCCCGGCGGTTCGCTGTGCTCGATTGGGACGTACACCACGGCAACGGAACGGAGACAATCTTCTACGAAGACCCGGACGTGCTTACAATTTCTCTGCACCAGGAACGCAATTATCCGCTGGACACGGGAAACGCCGGCGCGCGTGGCGCCGGCGCCGGGGAAGGAACCAATCTCAATATCCCCCTTTCGCCCGGCGGCGGCCACGATCTCTATCTTTTCGCTATGGAACGCTGGGTGGAACCGGCCCTTCTGAAGTTCAAGCCGGAAATCATTATTGTCGCGTGCGGCTTCGATGCTTCCGGCGTAGATCCCCTCTCCCGGATGCTTGCTGGATCTGATACATTCCGGGCAATGGCCCGCCACACGCTCGACATTGCAGAGCAGGTGTGCGGCGGTCGCGTCGCAATGGCGCATGAAGGCGGCTACTCAGAGCTTCACGTTCCATTCTGCGGCCATGCGGTGTTGGAGGAAATGTCCGGCTCCGAACTGCGAGCGCCCGATCCGATGGCAGCCCGAATTCGCGGGCAACAGCCAGGCCCGGACTTGACAGAAGCACATCGCAAAGTGCTGATATGTGGCATGCCTCGGTAA
- a CDS encoding GNAT family N-acetyltransferase, translated as MASVDIRHEKGETRGRYVIEMDGSEAELTYSIASPVLIIADHTGAPDELRGRGLAQALAARLVADALEGEYKIVPLCPFVASEKRNHPEWAAAFQ; from the coding sequence GTGGCATCGGTCGACATTCGCCACGAAAAGGGTGAGACACGCGGACGTTACGTTATCGAGATGGATGGCAGCGAGGCGGAGCTCACTTACTCCATCGCCTCGCCGGTGCTGATCATCGCCGACCATACTGGCGCGCCGGATGAACTGCGCGGTCGGGGCCTGGCGCAAGCGCTCGCCGCCCGACTGGTGGCCGATGCACTGGAGGGCGAATACAAGATCGTTCCGCTCTGCCCTTTCGTCGCCTCTGAAAAACGCAACCACCCGGAATGGGCCGCGGCCTTCCAGTAG
- a CDS encoding histidine phosphatase family protein — MADIVRYLTHPQVRVEPHLPVPEWGLSTEGAARITVLAAGDALGATSVIWSSEERKAVESATPLATALACALHTCLDLGENDRSATGFLPPVEFEAMADAFLANPESSVCGWERAVDAQTRIVAAVDNVLAVSPVGDVLLVGHGAVGTLLYVHLSGAPISRQYDQPAGGGNFFSFERESRRLLHGWRPLEAL, encoded by the coding sequence TTGGCTGATATCGTGCGCTATCTGACCCATCCGCAGGTACGAGTGGAGCCGCACCTACCGGTTCCGGAATGGGGCCTGAGCACGGAAGGTGCTGCGAGAATTACCGTGCTGGCGGCGGGTGATGCGCTGGGCGCTACGTCTGTCATCTGGTCAAGCGAGGAGCGGAAGGCGGTCGAGAGCGCCACGCCGTTGGCAACGGCGCTGGCCTGCGCGCTGCACACCTGCCTGGACTTGGGAGAAAATGACCGGAGCGCGACCGGGTTTCTGCCGCCAGTCGAATTCGAAGCCATGGCCGATGCCTTCCTTGCCAATCCTGAAAGTTCGGTGTGTGGTTGGGAAAGGGCGGTGGATGCGCAAACGCGAATTGTCGCTGCAGTAGATAATGTCTTGGCGGTCAGCCCGGTCGGCGATGTGTTGCTGGTCGGGCACGGTGCGGTCGGCACACTATTATATGTGCACCTGTCTGGCGCACCGATCAGCCGCCAGTATGATCAGCCCGCGGGCGGCGGAAATTTCTTCAGTTTCGAGCGAGAGTCGCGGCGGCTATTGCATGGCTGGCGGCCGCTGGAAGCGTTGTGA
- a CDS encoding CoA transferase subunit B has translation MPWDRNQMAARAAQELEDGMYVNLGIGIPTLVSNYIPDGIDVTLQSENGMLGMGPFPTENEIDADLINAGKQTITELDRTSYFSSADSFSMIRGGHIDMAILGAMEVAENGDLANWMIPGKLVKGMGGAMDLVAGVKRVIVIMDHANKAGESKLLKECTLPLTGKSVVHRIITGLGVFDVVEGGLKIVEMAPEVTREEIEKLTEATLVA, from the coding sequence ATGCCTTGGGATCGCAACCAGATGGCCGCTCGCGCCGCGCAGGAACTGGAAGACGGTATGTACGTGAACCTCGGCATCGGCATTCCGACGCTGGTGTCTAACTACATCCCCGACGGCATCGACGTGACGCTCCAATCGGAAAACGGCATGCTCGGCATGGGCCCGTTTCCAACGGAGAACGAGATCGACGCGGATCTCATCAACGCCGGCAAACAGACGATCACCGAACTGGACCGTACGTCCTATTTCTCGTCTGCCGACTCCTTCTCCATGATCCGTGGGGGCCATATCGACATGGCGATCCTCGGCGCAATGGAAGTGGCGGAAAACGGCGATCTAGCCAACTGGATGATCCCCGGCAAGCTGGTGAAGGGCATGGGCGGCGCAATGGACCTCGTGGCCGGCGTCAAGCGGGTAATCGTGATCATGGATCACGCCAACAAGGCAGGCGAATCGAAATTGTTGAAGGAATGCACCCTGCCACTTACCGGCAAGAGTGTCGTTCACCGGATAATTACCGGTCTCGGCGTCTTCGATGTGGTCGAAGGCGGACTGAAGATTGTCGAGATGGCGCCCGAAGTCACCCGTGAAGAGATCGAGAAGCTGACCGAAGCGACATTGGTCGCCTGA
- a CDS encoding CoA transferase subunit A, which produces MKKVYDNAGAALDGVLFDGMLIAAGGFGLCGIPELLIAAIRDAGTRDLAIASNNAGVDDFGLGVLLQSKQVKRMISSYVGENAEFMRQYLSEELELEFNPQGTLAERMRAGGAGIPGFYTKTGVGTVIAEGKEHKDFDGETYILERGIFADLSIVKAWKGDAQGNLIYRKTARNFNPNAAACGKVCIAEVEEIVPVGTLDPDNIHTPGIFVDRIIQGQHEKRIEQRTIRAA; this is translated from the coding sequence ATGAAGAAAGTCTATGACAACGCAGGCGCAGCGCTGGATGGCGTTCTTTTTGACGGCATGTTGATCGCTGCCGGCGGCTTCGGACTTTGCGGCATCCCAGAACTGCTCATCGCAGCAATCCGGGATGCTGGTACGAGAGATCTGGCTATCGCCTCCAATAACGCTGGTGTCGATGATTTCGGCCTCGGCGTGCTGCTGCAAAGCAAACAGGTCAAACGAATGATCTCTTCCTACGTTGGCGAGAACGCGGAATTCATGCGCCAGTACCTTTCGGAAGAGTTGGAGCTGGAATTCAATCCGCAAGGGACATTGGCGGAACGTATGCGCGCAGGTGGCGCGGGCATTCCGGGTTTCTACACCAAGACAGGAGTCGGCACCGTCATAGCGGAGGGCAAGGAGCATAAGGATTTTGACGGCGAAACCTATATCCTGGAGCGCGGCATCTTCGCCGATCTGTCCATCGTAAAGGCTTGGAAGGGTGATGCGCAGGGCAACCTGATCTACCGCAAGACCGCCCGCAACTTCAATCCGAACGCCGCCGCGTGCGGCAAGGTCTGCATCGCAGAGGTGGAAGAGATTGTTCCGGTCGGCACACTGGACCCCGACAACATTCACACTCCGGGCATCTTCGTGGACAGGATCATTCAGGGCCAGCACGAAAAACGGATCGAACAGCGCACGATCCGCGCCGCTTGA
- a CDS encoding lysylphosphatidylglycerol synthase transmembrane domain-containing protein, whose product MALTADPSAELRRNRWIMFVLVAVVVGSLAALAAATGWEETWASLSALTSGQVAVLLALSLINYVLRGLRWFLYCRVVHVPVSLIQAFRHYFGGFAMTVTPGRLGELVRMRWINQETRFPYERAAPILLMDRAADLAAMGILLFLAFLLSAEVASASLLPVAAVSLVVALLLTRQSIAMAAITLFWRTVGRWPRLFARLRMAARTLGPFSHPYIVFPALAAGLLGWFCEGLALQYLLIWLGAEIDIWPAVGIFALAMITGGATGAPGGLGGAEAAMVGLLSLQGIPLEISVPATVIIRLTTLWFAIAIGVGVFPIATHFANKGQRLRET is encoded by the coding sequence ATGGCCCTCACCGCAGACCCTTCGGCAGAGCTGCGCCGGAACCGCTGGATCATGTTTGTGCTCGTTGCCGTCGTCGTGGGAAGCCTCGCGGCGCTCGCCGCGGCAACCGGGTGGGAGGAAACATGGGCCTCGCTATCGGCTCTGACCTCGGGACAGGTCGCAGTACTGCTGGCCTTGTCGCTCATAAACTATGTCCTGCGCGGACTCCGCTGGTTTCTCTACTGCCGCGTTGTTCACGTTCCGGTATCGCTCATACAGGCGTTCCGCCACTATTTCGGAGGCTTCGCCATGACGGTCACACCGGGACGGCTGGGCGAACTCGTGCGGATGCGCTGGATAAATCAGGAGACTCGCTTCCCCTACGAACGCGCGGCCCCCATCCTGCTGATGGATCGCGCCGCGGATCTTGCGGCAATGGGTATTCTCCTTTTTCTGGCTTTCCTGCTTTCAGCGGAAGTAGCCAGCGCCAGCCTGCTGCCCGTTGCCGCCGTTTCACTGGTGGTGGCTCTGCTGCTGACGCGCCAGTCCATTGCAATGGCGGCGATCACACTGTTCTGGCGCACAGTCGGCCGCTGGCCGCGCCTCTTCGCACGATTGCGCATGGCTGCCCGCACTCTTGGCCCATTCTCGCATCCCTACATTGTTTTTCCGGCACTGGCCGCCGGCCTCCTCGGTTGGTTTTGTGAGGGTCTGGCTCTTCAATATCTGCTGATCTGGCTCGGTGCCGAGATCGACATCTGGCCGGCTGTCGGCATTTTCGCTTTGGCGATGATCACGGGCGGCGCCACCGGTGCGCCCGGCGGCCTCGGCGGCGCCGAAGCCGCGATGGTCGGCCTGCTGTCCTTGCAGGGAATTCCACTGGAAATCTCTGTACCGGCCACGGTCATCATCCGCCTGACAACGCTCTGGTTTGCCATCGCCATTGGCGTTGGTGTATTCCCGATTGCAACGCATTTTGCCAACAAGGGGCAGCGCTTACGTGAAACATGA
- a CDS encoding PAS domain-containing protein, with amino-acid sequence MAEDIAQISADMPDSIAMQVLSASPVSIVLTNPHLSDNPIVYVNDAFVRTTGFTRSQAIGHNCRFLQGKETDRAAVKKISACIRDETQVTLDILNYRASGEPFWNRLMIAPLGVEGEPAKFFLGVQMALGSSPEHHDESAMRTAMREVQHRVKNHLAMIIGLIRIQARGTEVQEHFDKLAQRVESIQLLYEEMSNTDEENTRAVALGSYLSRIVAAISHLDGRSGVRVNVDLETFTVPMDVAVSIGQIVSELLTNAIQHAFQGRQEGLIEISVRSHEDGSFRIVIADDGIGLSDSADEPIVKSGLGRTIVDQLVRSLGGTLMLSDRQQGTEYVLDIPASTRNL; translated from the coding sequence ATGGCTGAAGATATCGCACAGATTTCTGCCGATATGCCGGACAGCATCGCGATGCAGGTGCTCTCCGCCTCTCCGGTTTCGATCGTACTGACCAACCCGCATCTGTCGGACAATCCCATAGTTTACGTCAACGACGCCTTCGTGCGGACGACGGGTTTCACGCGGTCGCAGGCGATCGGCCACAATTGCCGGTTCCTGCAGGGCAAGGAAACGGACAGGGCGGCAGTCAAGAAAATCTCTGCGTGCATACGCGATGAGACGCAGGTGACACTCGATATCCTGAACTACCGCGCCAGCGGCGAGCCGTTCTGGAATCGTCTCATGATCGCGCCCCTTGGGGTGGAAGGCGAACCGGCTAAGTTCTTCCTTGGCGTCCAGATGGCGCTTGGCTCCAGCCCGGAGCATCATGACGAGTCGGCGATGCGCACTGCCATGCGCGAAGTGCAGCACCGGGTTAAGAATCATCTCGCGATGATTATCGGCCTCATCCGTATCCAGGCCCGCGGGACCGAGGTACAGGAACACTTCGACAAACTTGCCCAGCGTGTGGAAAGCATCCAGTTGCTCTATGAGGAAATGAGCAATACCGACGAGGAAAATACCCGCGCCGTTGCACTTGGCTCCTACCTCAGCCGCATCGTCGCCGCCATTTCGCACCTCGACGGTCGGTCAGGGGTGCGCGTGAACGTCGACCTTGAAACCTTTACCGTTCCGATGGACGTGGCCGTCAGTATCGGCCAGATCGTTTCCGAACTGCTCACCAACGCCATCCAGCATGCATTCCAGGGTCGACAGGAAGGTCTGATTGAGATCAGCGTCAGATCGCATGAGGACGGCAGTTTCCGCATCGTAATTGCCGATGACGGCATTGGCCTCAGCGACTCGGCGGATGAGCCAATTGTCAAATCCGGCCTCGGACGCACCATCGTAGACCAACTTGTCCGCAGTCTCGGCGGCACGTTGATGCTCTCCGACAGGCAACAAGGTACTGAATACGTGCTGGATATTCCCGCCTCCACTCGTAACCTCTGA